TTTCAAATTGTGATATGTATTCATCTACATCATTTTGCAGGTTTGCTAACGTTTTATCCACTCTTCGACCTCATTTCATCCATCAATTAGGCTCATTTCGTATTATATCCTCATAACCAGTGGACAGCCATCATAGTTTTAACAGTGATAGCATGTACCAAAAACGGAGGGGGATCTGCTTGCAAAGGCGTCGCAAACAGATCGGGACGATTTTGCTGGCGACTGTCGCTATTTTATTTACAGCGTCCCTAGTCGTATATCCCGAGCAAGGTTTTGAAACAGGTATTGAAGGGCTCAAAGTATTTTGGGACGTAGTCTTCCCTTCTCTACTCCCATTTTTTATTTTATCCGAACTTTTACTCGGATTGGGTGTAGTGAATGCGCTTGGCGTCTTTCTTGAACCACTGATGCGCCCTGTATTTAATGTTCCAGGTGTAGGTGCGTTTGCACTATCCATGGGTCTTGCCGCAGGATATCCAATGGATGCGGTTATTGCAGCGAAGTTTAGACGCACGGGTGCATGTACCCGCGTAGAAGGTGAAAGATTGCTCGCCTTTACTAACACTGCCGACCCCCTATTCATGTTTGGTGCGGTAGCTGTGGGTATGTTTAAATCACCTGCATTAGGAGTATTACTTGCGCTTGCGCATTATTTGTCAGCGTTCATAGTAGGCATTACCTTCAGATTCTATGGACGCAAAGAAGAACAGTATGAAAGGCCACAACGCCTCACACAACATGAAGGTGCACCTATGTGGAAACGCGCTTATCGTGAAATGATGATCGCACGTGACGAAGACAACCGCCCATTTGGTAAATTGCTTGGTGACGCTGTCACAGACTCAGTTAAAACTTTGTTGATGATAGGCGGTTTTATTATTTTCTTTGCCGTACTTCTGCGTGTGATGACACAGGTGGGTATTGTTGGATTTTTTGCATTGCCAGTTGCTGCAGTGTTTCAAATGATTCATCTCAATCCTACATTAATTTCACCACTCATTAAAGGAATGTTTGAAATTGACATCGGCACTGCAGCCACGGCTACAGCATCTGCCCCACTCATTGAAAAATTGAGCATCGCTAGCGCAATTATTGCGTGGAGTGGTTTAGCAGTTCACGCACAGGTTGCTAGTGTACTGACTGATACGGATATCCGCTTTCGTCCCTATCTTGTTGCGCGGATTTATCAAGCAGTTGTTGCAGCTATTCTTACCTTTGTTTTCTTTAAGATGGGTGTTGGCACTCGTTTTGCTATGATTCCACATGCCATTTCAGCTATGGCACCACTCACAGGAGGGTTATCCTCATTTTCAGACTCTCTTTCTGAAATTACTGCTTGGGCTGCATTGTTAGCCATTGCTATTGCCATTTCACTTCTCATTTATTTTGTTAGAAAGTTTAAATTGGCTTTCTTTTATTCAAAAGGTTTGTGATGTAAATCAATACTCCATCCACTAAGACATTGCACGATCAGTACATGTGTACAAACCAAAAAGCGACGGGAGCCAATCCACCCGTCGCTTTTTGGTGCTACAACATTTCTTATGGTACGCAATCATCATTAAAAGAAAGCGTGAAAAACAAGTTGATCACCTAAGATGAGAGCCCCAAGTACTAAAGTATAGTAACCAAATGGCCGCAAACTAGCTCGTTCGATCATTCGTAACAGGAAGCGGATAGCTATGTATCCGGTAATGCCACTTACCGCCATTCCGGCTAACAAAATAGGGTTTAAAACAAATTGCGATTGTGGGATATCTTTTAATTCAAATACAGTTGCACCAAGAATGATTGGCACAGAGAGCAAAAAAGAATACCTTACAGCATCTTTACGTTCGATTCCAGCTCCTAGTGCAGTACAAAGCGTGAGACCGGAGCGAGATAAAGCAGGTAAAATAGCTGCACCTTGTGCCATGCCAATCCAAAACGCACTGTGATATTTCATCTCGCGTGCAAGTACTGGACGTTCATGATGTGCAAGTGATTCCACATAAAGAAGCATGGTACCTGTGATGATGAATTCAATGCCAAGCGTTGCTCCCGAATGAAAAATAGACTCAAAGGTTTTTTCAAAAATTAACCCAATCGCTACAGTAGGGATGGTTGATATGATGAGCAACCCCACGAGTCGATCAAACGGTCTTGTCAGTAAGTGTATAAGATCACGTCGCAACGCGACAACGACCGCGAGTAATGTTCCAAAATGCAATAAAACATCAAATGAAAGCGAGTCTCCTTGAAGATGAAGTAAATGTTGTACCAATACTAAATGGCCAGAGCTACTGATCGGTAAAAATTCAGTTAATCCCTGGACAGCACCAAGCAATAATGCGTGAAATAAACTCATAGGCAGCACCCCCCTGCCTCATTGTATGGTGGACGTGCTGTTTGAAGTACAAGCTAGCATGTTTTTATCATTTATTGAATACACCTGTATGGGGGTGGATGCTGTGCGTCGTAAAGATTTCTTAACTGCCTTACAAATTGCTGCAACCTATATCGGCACTGTCGTAGGAGCAGGTTTTGCTTCTGGTCAAGAAGTACTCCAATTCTTTACGCGCTATGGTACCTTTGCTATCATAGGCATCTTGTCCACTACACTTTTATTTTTTATTTTAGGATTGTATGCAATGTCACTCGGGCGCTTACATGGCGTACATACTTTTTCTGAAGTTTCAGATCTCGTTATGACTAAGACAAGCAGCCGTGTGATAAGTTTTTTGTTACTTTTGCTCTTATTTGGTGTCACTATAGCGATGATGGCTGGAAGTGGTGCTTTATTATCTGAACAATTTCACTGGTCATTTGGGATAAGTGCATTACTAACGGGAGTAATTACAGCTCTTACACTATTACTTGGCATTCGTGGTATGATGTCAGTAAACTCCATTATTGTTCCAATCTTAATTACATTTGTCATCTCGTTATTTGCATATGTGTGGTCAACAACTCAAGGAACAGTCATTCACAGTGCTATTCCACTTGTACAAACTCCTAATACCATATGGGCTTTATTGCTGTCTGCATTTACTTATGCCGGATTTAATGTCGGACTCTCGCTAACAGTGCTCGTTCCGCTAGGACAAGTGGCTGATCGCAAAAAAATATTAGTCATAGGAGCATTACTTGGTGCATGTGGGCTTGGTCTTTTATTATTACTTTTGCATCTGTTATTAGTCAGCATATATCCAGCAGGGATTCATTATGAAGTACCCATGGGTTATTTAGCTAAAAGCTTACCGCCTATGATGCGCTATGGTTTTGTCTTTATTTTATGGGCAGAAATATTTTCTACACTACTTGGAAATGTATATGGTATTGCTAGCGAATTATCGCGACATGCAAAACACTCGTATTTTCGTTGGGTCATCGTTATCCTTTTTGCGGCGATGATGGTCTGCCAAGTGGGATTTGCGCGAATCGTGAGTGTAACGTATCCTATTTTCGGATATCTAGGTCTTTTTATTCTCTTTGTCATTCTCCTTAGTGAACGCCGCATAATCAGGTTATAATGATAGCCAAGTGGTGTTTTATATGTGAGGAGTGTGATTTGTGAAACGCAGTTTACCCTATTTGCTCATTATTGTGGGAAGCCTCATTTATTCGGTAGGATTAAATGCATTTATTGTGGGAAATCAGCTGGCAGAAGGTGGGTTTGTCGGGATTTCCATCGTCCTATTGTATAAGTTGTCTATACCCATTGGAGCATCTTTTCTCGTTTTAAACATACCTGTTTTAATCCTGGGATGGCGCTTTTTTGGACGTGAATTCAGTATAAAAACCATCTTAGGTGTTTTAGCCGTATCGCTATTCACCGTCATAACGCAACATTTTGCAGTACATGTGAACGATCGCCTGCTCGCCGCACTCTATGGCGGTGTTATTTGCGGTGCTGGTCTTGGTATTATTTTTCGAAGTGGTGGAACAACGGGTGGCGTTGATATTTTAGCGCGAATTGCGCGGCATTACTTTAACCACTCGATGGGCCGCCTCATGTTTGCTTCTGATGTTGTCGTCATTGCACTTGTTGCCATCGTTATCAATATGGAGACAGCTATGTATTCCCTTGTAGCACTCTATGTAGCTAGCCGCATGATCGATTCAGTGATTGAAGGATTCTCTGCATCGCGAGCAGCTATGATTATTAGTGATCAACCGGAACAGATCGCAGATCGCATTCATAATGACATGGGACGAGGTACAACTCTTCTACATGGTCAAGGCGGTTATACCAGGGATCAAAAATTAGTCGTTTATTGTGTTGTCAGCCGCGATGAAGTGGTGCGTTTACAGCAACTTGTTCACGATGTGGACGATCGAGCATTTGTGGTTTTAAATGATGTAAATGATGTTTTAGGAGAAGGTTTTACGCGATAATTTGGACATTGTGGATGGCCAAAAAACAAACAAAGTAACCACTGATAGTAGCGGCGTGACTACAGTGATCACTGAGAGTAATGAAAATCGCGGTAAATATGGAAATACTCCATACACGTAATCCGCATAGTCGTTGAAAAACAACCATACAAAAGCAGTGGCGATATGTCGTGGTTTATATGTGCAAAGCGGTACAAGCTTCGTAAATACGAGCGCTTCAATTAACATCCCTGCATGTGCAAACCATAAACCTACACCCTCAAGTGGTAAACTATGCAAATAAAAAAAACCATCGGTTAACACAATAACAGCCCATAGACCATATTGAAAGAGTGAAGTAACTCCTAACGCAAATAGAAATGTAATCGCCTCTCTCAATAGATGGGAAGCCGGTGGCCAAAGGATGCCACATATGGCTAAAGTAAAGAACAACGCAGCGACAGGACTATCTGGAACGAAGATTCGCAAATAAAATAAGGTGTGGTCTACCTGTCCACGGTACCACATGAAACCAAACACAGTACCAATAGCATTAAGTGCACCAATACCTTTCCATACAGAGCGCTTATGAAGAATCCTTAGAATCGAATCTACTATCATTTGCACTATAGTCACCCCTGCCCTCTAGTGTTCCAAAGAGGGTAGGGTGTCATGCAGACGTGCATCATGCAAGAGCGATAAATTGACCAACCTTTTCACTTAGTTGCTGCGATAAGTGACCCCACATCATGGATCCTAGCTTAGCATTTGAACCCTGTGCCAGATAGCGCGTGAGGCTAGCTGGATCGCGAACAACCAGATGGTCAGCGAGCGCCATCATGAGCGATGTTTCCCATTCACCAGAAGGATAAAATTCTTTAGAAACATTTTTATATGAAGTAGATGACAATGCCTCTTGTAATTGTCCGTCACGCCACCATATAAAGGACATCATGTCTAATTGACTATCTGCTGTAAGAAGGGTTTGCATCACTAGTTGTTCTTTATAAAGACTATCTGTCAATAGGATCAATCGACGAAATTGAAAATGACGTGTTAATTCATGGATATAACGATGGATGATTTGACTAAAAGCTTCTTTTTGCAACTGAACAACCGCAGTATCATCAAATGTGGTATCAATGGATTGCAAAGGAAGAGTAAGAATTCGATCTCCTTTTGCCATCTCTACCTCGTCGCGTAGCTTCCTTAATATATACCATGTAGTGCCTACAGGTAGATGAGATGGGCGCCATGTCAAGCCACCTACTGTCAATAGCACAGTGTCAAGATGCCGGTAATTTTCTTCGATCTGGCTTAGTGAAAATTCTTCAAAACGCATATCGCTTTCTCCTTCATTCATCATCTCATAAAAAATAGGAGCCTTAATATTGCGCTCCTACCCTTATTCATCTATTAACTTCTGACTAAAGTGCAGTTAAAATCTAGCCTCACCGAAAGTTGCCGATTGGTTAACAAAATAACCTGGTAAATCAAGAGCCCGATCATCCTCTAAGCGTTTCATGCCAAGATCATGTAGAGTTTGACGAATCCCTTGGTGTATAGCTTGCTCCATCTCAGGTGAATAGCGATCGTTCATAGAAAGAGCCTCTCGAATACCTTGGCTAACTGAACGTGTCACATACGAGACATCAAGTCCTGCACAGACCAGACCATGCAGTACACCGCGTGTGGTTTCAGATACGGCAAAACTGTGCAAAGGAACTAAGCTAGAAAGAACGCCCATAATAGCGTGTTGCGCGATAGAGGAAATCTCTCGTACTACATCTTCTGCCCTTGACATTGTATTGCAATACATAGTCACTTCGTGAGTAACAACAGAGCAAATACAAGTTTCTGAAGATGTTCCTTCTAGTTCAATGCCGTGCCTTACACCTTCTTGAATGTCATGTAATAAAGTCATGTCAATCTCCCCTTTTCGTATTTACACGCATAAACAAAACAAAAACCGTGACGATCAATCGGTCACGGAAGCGCGAGTAAAAAGGAAGTGGTTATCGGCATAACCATCCACCTCTCTTTCCGCTTACGAGGTTAGCTGTCGGATTCGGGCTGAGAGCCGCCCTACGAATCAAAAGATTCGATTCACCCCAAGAAACTGGTTCCCCCGCTTCCGAAGTTCGGAATTGAGCGCTACAATATGAAACTGAAAAAGAATACTACATTTCATATCATACATCTCTTTTAGTTAAACGACAATGGGTAATTGAGTCTCGTTAATGAACATTGCAGACAATCGCTTGATAGTTTGCACTTAGTTTCATAAATGTTTCACGATCACCTTCATCCAAAGCCTGATCAATCGCAATCTTCAATTGTTTCGTATAATGGATGTTTTCAATGTGATCTAGCAATAAGTCTACTTGCAATTCCATTAGAATATCTGTGGGTGTTGTTTTTCGAACTGGCTCCTGAACAGATTCTATTACTTGTAGATAGTGTACACAATCACTCCGTTGACGATAATAGAGTGTGATATACACATCTTCTTCTGGATGACTATGAACATCAAGAAAAGCCTTTTCTACGTCAGATGTCACACGTTTATTTTTATAAAATTTAAATCCTGTCATTTGTACGCAAGTTGTCGACATCAACAATGATTTGTGAACATTTTTAAATTGTTCAGTAAAATGAACTTTGGCAAGTAGCTGATCATTAGATGCCAAATATTGAAGTAGCCATTCTGCTTCAGGGTTACGCAATTCATATCGTTCTAAAAACCATTTGATGAATTGCTTTTTATCTGCGACCGTTATCACACTTTTCATGATGGTTCGCCTCCCGTTGACCTTCCCACAATAAGCATAAGAGTTTGAATGTTTACTTCTTTATATTGTTGTATTCGCCAATGCCTTGTCGCTTTCCTGCAATGTGCTTATAAACGAAAAAAAATGCCGATGGTATGGCATTTTTTAGAATATAAAAGTTAAAATACACTATTAATAGCTAACGACTTCTTTTTTTTACTATTTGCTCCATTTCCGGAGGATAAGACACCAGATATCCAAGTTTCAATAGTAAGGCAAGTAAGTCAGGAGCATCGTCTGGTAAAAAAGCTAAATGATGCTCACTTAACCGCTGTGGCATCCTCTTTGCAATAGGTTGAAGTTGCTCAATGGTGTTTGACACCAATGGATCATGACATGAGATTACGCACGATATGTGAAGCTTAACCTTTCCATACTCCTGACACCAATCACGTATGGAGCGCTGCACATTTGCAGGGATCTCAGCACCGCTAATTGTGCGAAGAAATTCATACATTTTCTCCATATCCCAACCACTTAGCAGGGCGTGATAAATACTCTCTCGCGTAAGTCGATATACGTTCATACGATCTCGACTAATTGGTTCCGCAATTTTCTGCAGTTCAAAAGCGTATGTGCTATCAGCCTCTTTGGGTACTAAAATATCAAAAGTAGGTTCAATAACTGCTTTTTTGAGAATAAAAGATTCTTCACCTGAGAGTCCATCATCTAGTATGTCGGAAGAATGCACAAAGCGTTCGCCTAGAGGCGTTAATTGGTATAAAAGATCTTGAGAAAGATCACGACCCTCTGCAAGAAATCCAAGATATACAAGCATTTGTAAGATGCGTTGTCGATAAACAATCTCTTTTGACTCATAATAAAAGTTATCAATAAAATGCAAAAGTTCATCCTCAAGTGATTGTTTAAATACCCATGCTTTGGATGAAAATTTAGCAATTCTCGATACAATCCGTCCAAGCGTTGGTATTGATATGCGGTATGTCCGCATATAAAACTGAAATAACTTCTTTGCACGGCTTTCTTCTGATTCCGTCATATAAATACCACTTTTAACTTCATCTATGATAAGAGAACCTGAGTCGTCTTCAATAATGCATCCTTCTTCATATAGGTGATCATAAATCATAGCAAAACGATCTGGATAATCATGAAATCTACGCCCATATCCAAAGCGAAATCCAACATGCACAGAGAGTGGTTCTTCTTGCACTTCAAATAACTGAAAAATTTGCATTTGTTGGCGTTTAAAAATGACACCTTCTTGAGTCAGCTTTACTTCGTGTCGTGCTAGAAACAGCAAAAAGGTAACAGCGTCACGTGCAAGAGTACCTTGATCTGTTCGTATCCATTTAGGTTCATACATACTCGTCTGAACAGATTGGCGCAACTGCTGCGTTTCATAATGTACAATATATTTTAATATCTCTGTTGGACAACGATATGTTCTCTGTGAGGGAGTTCCTGTTTCAAAGAGAATGCCCTCTTCAAGTAGCTCATTTAAAATCATAGATACTGAAGTTTGTTCATTTTTTGTAGTTGCCGACCGTTGTCTTCTCAATATCGTGAGTAGCTCGGATTTTGCAAATTGGTTTCTCCCTTCTAACGCAATCTCTTCGAGAGCTTGGCGAAGAATGGGAGATAAAGTAGCCATTCTTTCAATTACATACTGTGGATCACTAAATCGGTTTAATATTTCTTGAAGTAACGTGTTTTTAGAATATAGAGGACATGCTATCGTGTGACGAATAGCAATTTTACGCAGATTCCCGATGTCACTTTGATTAAGACATTCTACAAGTCGCATAGGATCACCTCAATAGGTTTTGCTCCTGACGAATTGTATTATGTGTATATTTTTATATAATATACATTTTATTCATAAAAAGGACTCGCATAATCGTTCACGCGAGCCAAAAGAGAGATGATAGGAGTGGAGAGAAACTACATTACACATCCTTATTTATCATACTCGACAGATTTACAAGAAGTCAACAGGACAAAGAATACGTTTTCATTGTTGTGCAATCACATGATAATTATTTTGTTGCAGCATAAGAAAAGCTCTATCAGCAAAGTCAGATGTATCAAATTGAAGCAACAACTGTCCATCGTCACCTTCACGACTTTCTAAAATACCAATATTGCGAATGCTAATAGAGGATTCTCCTAATAATGTAGTGATTTGGCCGATGAGACCAGGAACATCCTTTACAACGACCATGACTGAGTATACCGCGCGTATTGCGCCTGTTGATTTTACAGGCAATGCATCGCGAAAGTCGCGTGATTTTGCAAACAAGGATTCAATACTTACAGGTTCACGCTTTTTAATCATGTCAGTTAAAGATTGTATATTTTCAATCCACTCTTCTAATAAAGGTACAATCTCTTTGTGATTCTCTAGACATGTATCTCTCCACAATTTCGGATCACTTGATGCAATGCGCGTAATGTCACGAAATCCCCCAGCTGCTAATTCGATGTAAAGCGGCTCACTGACCGCTCGCTTTTCTACTTGATTGACTAGTAAGGAAGCAATGATATGTGGAACGTGACTAATAGCCGCAACAACGCGATCATGTGTTTCTGGTGTTAATATTTTTATTCGTGCACCTGTAGCTTGTAAAAGAGCCATTAACTCATGTAGGCGTTCAGTAGAAGTCGCTGATGACGGCGTGAGCACGTAGACTGCATTTTCCAGCAACAACGCATTTGCGGCAGTAATGCCTGACTTTTCGGAACCTGCCATCGGATGGCCTCCAATGAAAGCTGCTCTTGTAAATTTGTGATCAGCAATGTCAACCATCGTTGATTTAATTCCTGCGACGTCGGTGATGATCGCCCGATCACCTAATGTATCTTCTAATGTAGCAATCTTCTCGATCATGGCCTGAGTGACTGATATGGGGGTAGCTATTACGATGAGATCTGCTTGAGATACACCAAGTTGTACATCTGTTGTTGCTTCATCCACAACGCCAAGCTGTACAGCCATATCGAGAATGGTATCATCAATATCCACACCTATACTATGTTCAATCTGTCCAGTGGCTTTTAACGCTAGGGCTACGGATCCCCCAATCAATCCGCACCCAATCAGACATAGTCGTTTAAATGGTCGTGTTGATTCTAGCAAGTATGACTGCTCCTTTTTACACTGCATGCATATACTCGCATCATACTGCGTGTGTTCCCGCAAGGGATAGCGTGCGAGCAAATGCTATGAGATCATTAAATATCTGTTTTGCTAATTCACTATCGTGTTGTAAAAGTGCCTGATCAATATCTGCACACCGTCTGACAAGTGCACTACCAACAATGACAGCATCAGCGTATGCTGATAGTGTTCGTATGTGTTCGGGTCGACTCACACCAAAACCAACAGCCACAGGAACAGGACTCTCTTCTTTTACTGCAAGTACAAACTGCTCAAGTTCATCAGAAAATGCACTACGCTCCCCTGTAACGCCAAGGGAAGAAACACAATAAGCAAAACCTGTAGCACTTGATGCGATTTTTTTTATGCGATCGTGACTTGTTAAAGCAAGTAGTGGGATAAATGCAAGCCCGTATTGATCTGCTATGCCTCTTACTTCCGCACTTTCCTCATAAGGAAGATCGGGTATGATGAGACCATCTGCACCTACTTCATTGCATGCTTTCATAAGTTCTTCAATTCCAAACTGAAGAACAGGATTGACATAAGTAAAAACTATGATTGGAACATCTGTCACAGCTCGGACTCGCGCAATGAGAGCTAGCGCTTTTGGAAAGCTCATACCACCTTTTAGTGCTCGTAGTGAACCTGCTTGAATGACCGGTCCGTCTGCAAGAGGGTCAGAGTATGGTATGCCAATCTCAATGACATCAGAAAACTGAGCGAGTTCAACAATCAGCTGATAGCTATACTCCTCATTTGGATCGCCTGCAGAAACAAATGGAATAAATGCAACACGGTCTCCCCTGTTTTGCAAACTGCGCAAAATGGCTACTTTTCCTCTTGTAGTCAAGATAGATTCCCCCCTAATACATGCTCCACAGTGTGCACATCTTTATCGCCGCGTCCAGAGAGGTTGATGACGATCACGGCGTCTTTAGGAAGCGTTTTGGCGTAATTGATAGCATAGGCCACTGCGTGTGCTGATTCTAGTGCTGGAATAATACCTTCCACTCGCGATAAAGTAACGAATGCATCTAGTGCTTCTTGATCGGTGATTGGTTCATACGTTGCACGTTTACTCTCAAAAAGATGGGCATGCTCCGGTCCAATTCCAGGATAGTCTAATCCAGCTGAGATCGAGTGGGCAGGTTGTACTTGCCCGTATTCATCTTGCAAAAGTAAAGTCATTGAACCGTGTAAAACGCCCCTCGTTCCTTTAGCAATGGATGCTGCATGACGTTCAGTGTCCATCCCTTCACCAGCTGCCTCTATACCGATCAATGTAACTTGCTCATCTTCAACAAAAGGATAAAATATCCCCATGGCGTTACTTCCGCCTCCGACACATGCAATAATTGTATCTGGTAAACGACCTTCTTGTTCTATGATCTGTAATTTTGTTTCATCGCCAATGACTCTTTGAAAGTCACGCACAATCATAGGATAAGGATGCGGCCCAACCACCGATCCGATAATGTAATAGGTGTCTGTCACATGCTCAACCCAATGTCGAATCGCTTCATTTGTTGCATCTTTTAGCGTTTTAGTTCCTGATGTAGCGGGAACTACTTCAGTACCTAGGAGTCGCATGCGAAATACATTTAATGCTTGTCGCTCCATATCTTCTTCACCCATAAATACTGTACACTCAAGGCCGAGCAAAGCGGCAACAGTAGCTGAGGCGACACCATGTTGCCCTGCTCCTGTTTCTGCAATAATGCGTTTTTTGCCTGTCATTTTTGCAAGAAGTCCTTGTCCGAGTGTGTTGTTAATTTTGTGTGCACCTGTGTGATTTAGATCTTCTCGCTTCAAATAAATCTTTGCACCACCGCAATATTCTGTAAGATGACGCGCAAAATAAAGCGGAGTAGGTCGACCAGAATAATCAGTCAGATAATGCTGTAGTTGTTTTTGAAACTCCGGGTCCTTGACCAAACGATAGTAATCTGCCTCTAATGTGGTGAGTGCTGACATGAGTGTTTCTGGGACGTATTTACCACCAAAATCGCCAAAACGTCCTTGTGCATCAGGATACATGAGATTCACTCCTCGCGGCTTTTACAAACGCATGCATTTTTATGGGGTCTTTTTCCCCTGTCATTTCCGTTTCTATCCCTGAAGAGACATCTACGGCAAAAGGATGATACTGAGATATAAGCGAAGTCACTGTTCCAACTTGTAATCCACCTGCAATAATCAATGGAGTATTGTCGACTACGTATCGCACATCATCGATCGCTGTCCACTGAAAAGGATGACCTGTTCCACCATGTGTTCCTGTTTTATAAGTATCAAGGAGAATTGCATCTACATTTCCTACATATCGTGCTAGTTCATGATCTTCATTTGTACCGCGCACACCCCATGCTTTCCATACAGTAAGGCCATGTTGTGTGCGTAAACGCGAACACATCTCAGGAGTCTCTGCACCGCATAACTGTACATGACTTACACCAAGTGTTGCACAAATTGTAGCAATTTCTTCTTCACTTTGATCAACTAAAACAAGAACCGGTTCAGGAACGACAACGTATTGATCGCGTAGTAACGAAAGCATGTATTGCACTTGTTGTAATGTTACTTGACGCTTACTTTTTGCAAGAACAAATCCTATATAATCTGCCCGCGCATCTGTTGCAACCATCACATCTTCTATCGAACGTAGTCCACAAAGTTTTATTTTAGTCATTTGTAATTTGCACCAAATAACAAATGAGCAATACCTTGTTTAACGTGCTCAGATCCATAACGCATGAGCGTTTCGCCAACCAATATGCCTTTTGCTCCAAAATCTTTTACTCGCATAACGTCACTATGATCTCTTATACCACTTTCGCTAATGAGTAGGATATCCTCATCAATTACCTGACTAAGCCGCTCTGTCATACTTAGATCAACTTCAAAAGTATGCAAATTGCGATGGTTTACTCCAACAATACGGGGATGAAGCGGGCGAATGCGTTCCCATTCTTCTAGTGAATGAACTTCAATCAATGCCTCTAGACCTATACTTTGTACAGTCCTATATAAGGATACTAATTGATCATCCGTAAGTGCTGCGACAATGAGCAA
This sequence is a window from Sulfoacidibacillus ferrooxidans. Protein-coding genes within it:
- a CDS encoding prephenate dehydrogenase; amino-acid sequence: MLESTRPFKRLCLIGCGLIGGSVALALKATGQIEHSIGVDIDDTILDMAVQLGVVDEATTDVQLGVSQADLIVIATPISVTQAMIEKIATLEDTLGDRAIITDVAGIKSTMVDIADHKFTRAAFIGGHPMAGSEKSGITAANALLLENAVYVLTPSSATSTERLHELMALLQATGARIKILTPETHDRVVAAISHVPHIIASLLVNQVEKRAVSEPLYIELAAGGFRDITRIASSDPKLWRDTCLENHKEIVPLLEEWIENIQSLTDMIKKREPVSIESLFAKSRDFRDALPVKSTGAIRAVYSVMVVVKDVPGLIGQITTLLGESSISIRNIGILESREGDDGQLLLQFDTSDFADRAFLMLQQNNYHVIAQQ
- the trpB gene encoding tryptophan synthase subunit beta; translated protein: MYPDAQGRFGDFGGKYVPETLMSALTTLEADYYRLVKDPEFQKQLQHYLTDYSGRPTPLYFARHLTEYCGGAKIYLKREDLNHTGAHKINNTLGQGLLAKMTGKKRIIAETGAGQHGVASATVAALLGLECTVFMGEEDMERQALNVFRMRLLGTEVVPATSGTKTLKDATNEAIRHWVEHVTDTYYIIGSVVGPHPYPMIVRDFQRVIGDETKLQIIEQEGRLPDTIIACVGGGSNAMGIFYPFVEDEQVTLIGIEAAGEGMDTERHAASIAKGTRGVLHGSMTLLLQDEYGQVQPAHSISAGLDYPGIGPEHAHLFESKRATYEPITDQEALDAFVTLSRVEGIIPALESAHAVAYAINYAKTLPKDAVIVINLSGRGDKDVHTVEHVLGGNLS
- a CDS encoding phosphoribosylanthranilate isomerase, which encodes MTKIKLCGLRSIEDVMVATDARADYIGFVLAKSKRQVTLQQVQYMLSLLRDQYVVVPEPVLVLVDQSEEEIATICATLGVSHVQLCGAETPEMCSRLRTQHGLTVWKAWGVRGTNEDHELARYVGNVDAILLDTYKTGTHGGTGHPFQWTAIDDVRYVVDNTPLIIAGGLQVGTVTSLISQYHPFAVDVSSGIETEMTGEKDPIKMHAFVKAARSESHVS
- the trpA gene encoding tryptophan synthase subunit alpha; its protein translation is MTTRGKVAILRSLQNRGDRVAFIPFVSAGDPNEEYSYQLIVELAQFSDVIEIGIPYSDPLADGPVIQAGSLRALKGGMSFPKALALIARVRAVTDVPIIVFTYVNPVLQFGIEELMKACNEVGADGLIIPDLPYEESAEVRGIADQYGLAFIPLLALTSHDRIKKIASSATGFAYCVSSLGVTGERSAFSDELEQFVLAVKEESPVPVAVGFGVSRPEHIRTLSAYADAVIVGSALVRRCADIDQALLQHDSELAKQIFNDLIAFARTLSLAGTHAV